The genomic window CTTGCAAAGCCTTTATCCAATGCCATGTGACCTGAACCGCGGTTGAAGGTATGCAAGTTATCTCCGCCGACTGCTGAAATGGGGGCCTTAGGGTGAAGTTCGTGATACTCTTCTTTAAGCTGATCAATTGTTATATTATATTGCCACCAACTATTTCCAAACAGCGGTGTATGATTGTAAGCATTTACAAACCAGGGCCAACGCAAAGCATCCTCGTGATTGTTAGGTCTGCTTTCAACATTTGTAAGCGCATGATGAATGCATAGAACTGCTCTGCATCCTGTTCCGAAAGTAATAAGAATGTTGCCAGATCTTATTTGTTTTGGTTTTGGGTTTGGGAAGTACAGTTTTGTCTGCTCCCCAAACTGCCTCTGATCGACAAGCTTGATAGGATTTGCTGCATCTCCAACTGGTTTGAGAATTATTGTTTTAGCATCTTCAAAAGAAAACTGCTTTTTTTCAGTAGTGTGAACAGCCATAACTTTTAATAAGCGCAGTAAGCTTGCATCAATATCGCGCACGGGCTGATC from Alphaproteobacteria bacterium includes these protein-coding regions:
- a CDS encoding phospholipase D-like domain-containing protein; amino-acid sequence: MSQLINNLSSTNHKNKIAELCKGAKEIIFVSPYLFEDFTSFFIELDLNNTEKVQLITTLRPKSDDQLKKPKSLISFIENMRRTIPKAICQVHINNKLHGKIYIFKYASGELKGIVSSANLTNSGLLRNHEWGLFIEEQALLETLVDEILGSIEYADVPQELIEKMRLYAEQTEKDLPDQPVRDIDASLLRLLKVMAVHTTEKKQFSFEDAKTIILKPVGDAANPIKLVDQRQFGEQTKLYFPNPKPKQIRSGNILITFGTGCRAVLCIHHALTNVESRPNNHEDALRWPWFVNAYNHTPLFGNSWWQYNITIDQLKEEYHELHPKAPISAVGGDNLHTFNRGSGHMALDKGFA